One segment of Babesia bigemina genome assembly Bbig001, chromosome : II DNA contains the following:
- a CDS encoding EXPORTIN 7-RELATED / RAN BINDING domain containing PROTEIN → MDPKDLEQLELLCQALYGGQPLQQNEAHEVLMPLLRDVQKIPLLRDILAQSANLQALLFAASGLVTVITNHWSHVSDAHKTELREFLLNYLYNRGPEMLKCAPEVLGQFIHLYCRIVKLGWLEEVSNHPVVQHVGQFLSASTQHWIIGLSIYSDLTQEMQPQMGKFVAKLRRGALNFKETVLPKIFSVTVQTLEQFNNGTAVVADSFEETRMLQQILQLCYNCLSFDFMATMPDDTSEEQSTVMIPQSWDILRSDKVPRTLFELYAKNSVVRPSCAVLCLRCLVVVAALRKSFFNTEAEDLCHINSFMMGTMDIIRNKTGLANEDCYHELCRLLGKINASNQLSQLLQSAVFPMWTEQLHNFTMEALANWQHMPNSKHYLLGVWAHMVVPLGYMRGKAPSVLETNILQITLEFIKSRLAMAEVVATAGDDLEFDNPLDDDILRMEQSDLFSRLCRCQYRTVCSRIIESFQELEKMPMTHNYMAIKQEKVAWLVMLAGAMLNGSSSLRLTGDESNITAVCLQTMNIELVGHVFLNMDASDSKLTECTKLEMSFLHFLTYFKKFFISEHTKGSISGDCRERFAQVPGCPPGTDGAQYLLNRLVDKVFFNLQRRVSNEGVIKKTLNFFSELSSGIDIVHYADRSPHLVVSARLILQCKTLRFALVNHADPGFMFLQVPQYGRYRTIYYSILCKLLLLELGSEEEQGDSVPKFEGFMEHHRLVIDQLWNLNAGVLSSPECRSTIIGLMRDLRGVCRSCISVEAYQMFFNWIVNAPKQPGKSRLHIMKRIVEACWSDCDVMVPLVKCLAEFLDNRGHRITFDKTSANGILLFKESAGIVMSYGVKLLQMAQAAGGVRQAGNDREAYKKIYKGAAACLQVLDHTLGGDYVNFGVFEVYGDATLDEVLQLAFQLCLVIPIEDLQAYSKAMHPVYSFLDISTKLFMPQMLSLSLENVVQLINACMDGLCSYESATSLSAASALDNFVTHVYNERNSTLTGGAPHPARVFLESKLECLHRAMVLIFNLLLSGDSNSAWSVSRPLLGLILLNQNEFTQLPRSLSVNMSEEKQAKLQRCFESLMNGLDTTLSHQNKDTFTKNVYIFSQEARLSFV, encoded by the exons ATGGACCCGAAGGACCTGGAGCAGCTTGAGCTGCTTTGCCAGGCGCTTTACGGCGGCCAGCCTCTGCAGCAGAACGAGGCTCACGAGGTGCTGATGCCCTTGCTTCGCGATGTGCAGAAGATCCCTCTCCTACGCGATATCCTGGCGCAGAGCGCCAATCTGCAGGCTCTGCTTTTTGCGGCGTCCGGCCTGGTAACGGTGATTACGAATCACTGGTCGCACGTCTCGGATGCCCACAAGACAGAGCTGCGTGAGTTCTTGCTGAACTACCTCTACAACCGCGGCCCCGAGATGCTGAAGTGCGCTCCCGAGGTCCTGGGCCAGTTCATCCACCTGTACTGCCGCATCGTTAAGTTGGGATGGCTGGAGGAGGTGAGCAACCACCCCGTGGTCCAGCACGTGGGCCAGTTCCTGTCTGCctccacgcagcactggaTCATCGGCCTGAGCATTTACTCGGACCTGACGCAGGAAATGCAGCCGCAGATGGGCAAGTTCGTGGCAAAGCTGCGCAGGGGCGCGCTGAACTTCAAGGAGACGGTGCTGCCCAAGATATTTTCG GTCACCGTCCAGACGCTCGAGCAGTTCAACAACGGCACTGCCGTGGTTGCGGACAGCTTCGAGGAGACCCGTATGCTGCAGCAGATACTGCAGCTGTGCTACAACTGCCTGAGCTTCGACTTCATGGCAACCATGCCCGACGACACGTCTGAGGAGCAGAGCACCGTGATGATCCCACAGAGCTGGGACATTCTGCGCAGCGACAAAGTGCCTCGCACCCTGTTCGAGCTCTACGCCAAGAACAGCGTCGTGCGCCCGTCGTGCGCCGTGCTGTGCCTGCGCTGCCTGGTGGTGGTCGCGGCGTTGCGCAAGTCGTTCTTCAACACTGAGGCCGAGGACCTGTGCCACATCAACAGTTTCATGATGGGCACCATGGACATAATTCGGAACAAAACGGGCCTCGCCAACGAGGACTGCTACCATGAGCTGTGCCGTCTTCTCGGGAAGATCAACGCCTCCAACCAGCTGAGCCAGCTCCTGCAGAGCGCCGTCTTCCCCATGTGGACGGAGCAGCTGCACAACTTCACGATGGAAGCTCTGGCCAACTGGCAGCACATGCCCAACAGCAAACACTACTTGTTGGGCGTGTGGGCACACATGGTCGTTCCTTTGGGCTACATGCGCGGAAAGGCGCCCTCTGTGCTCGAGACGAACATCCTGCAGATAACTCTGGAGTTCATCAAGAGCCGCTTGGCGATGGCAGAGGTGGTTGCCACAGCCGGCGACGACCTCGAATTCGACAACCCGCTCGACGACGACATACTGCGGATGGAGCAGTCAGACCTGTTCAGTCGTCTCTGCCGCTGCCAATACCGCACGGTGTGCTCGCGCATTATCGAATCGTTCCAGGAGCTGGAAAAGATGCCAATGACCCACAACTACATGGCCATCAAACAGGAGAAGGTTGCGTGGCTGGTGATGCTGGCCGGTGCGATGCTGAACGGCTCGAGTTCGCTTCGCCTTACCGGTGACGAGTCTAACATAACTGCGGTATGCCTGCAGACAATGAACATCGAGCTGGTTGGTCACGTCTTTTTGAACATGGATGCGAGCGACTCCAAGTTGACCGAGTGCACTAAGCTCGAGATGTCGTTCCTGCACTTCCTGACGTACTTCAAAAAGTTCTTCATCAGCGAGCACACAAAGGGCAGCATATCGGGTGACTGCCGCGAGCGCTTTGCGCAGGTTCCTGGTTGCCCCCCCGGCACGGACGGCGCGCAATACCTGCTGAATAGGCTGGTCGACAAGGTATTCTTCAACCTGCAGCGCCGTGTGTCCAACGAGGGGGTGATCAAGAAGACTCTGAACTTCTTCAGTGAGCTGTCTTCGGGCATTGACATCGTGCACTATGCGGACCGTTCCCCCCACCTCGTGGTTTCAGCGCGCCTGATACTGCAGTGCAAGACGCTGCGCTTCGCGCTGGTTAACCACGCTGACCCGGGGTTCATGTTCCTGCAAGTTCCGCAATATGGGCGCTATCGCACCATCTACTACAGCATTCTATGCAAGCTGTTGCTGCTCGAGTTGGGTAGCGAGGAGGAGCAGGGTGACTCGGTGCCCAAGTTTGAGGGGTTCATGGAGCACCACAGGCTCGTGATCGACCAGCTGTGGAACCTCAACGCAGGCGTGCTATCATCGCCCGAGTGCCGCTCTACTATCATCGGTTTGATGCGCGACCTCAGGGGCGTATGCAGGTCCTGCATTTCCGTGGAGGCCTATCAGATGTTCTTCAACTGGATTGTGAACGCTCCAAAGCAGCCTGGGAAATCGCGTTTGCACATAATGAAGCGCATCGTGGAGGCGTGCTGGTCCGACTGCGACGTGATGGTCCCTCTCGTGAAGTGTCTGGCTGAGTTTTTGGACAACCGCGGGCACCGCATAACGTTCGACAAGACGTCCGCAAATGGCATTCTGCTGTTCAAGGAGTCAGCCGGCATCGTCATGAGCTACGGTGTGAAGCTGCTCCAGATGGCACAGGCCGCTGGAGGAGTACGGCAGGCCGGCAACGATCGCGAGGCGTATAAGAAAATATACAAGGGTGCCGCCGCGTGCCTTCAGGTGCTCGACCACACGCTGGGTGGGGACTACGTGAACTTCGGCGTCTTTGAGGTCTACGGCGATGCCACTCTGGACGAGGTGCTCCAGCTTGCTTTCCAGCTCTGTCTCGTGATCCCCATTGAGGATCTGCAGGCGTATTCGAAGGCCATGCACCCGGTGTACTCATTCTTGGACATCAGCACCAAACTGTTCATGCCACAGATGCTGTCATTGAGTTTGGAGAATGTGGTTCAACTTATCAACGCTTGCATGGATGGGCTCTGCTCGTACGAGTCCGCAACATCGCTATCCGCCGCGAGCGCGTTGGACAACTTCGTGACCCACGTGTACAACGAACGCAACAGCACGCTAACCGGAGGCGCGCCCCACCCTGCCCGAGTGTTTTTGGAGTCGAAGTTGGAGTGTTTGCACCGCGCTATGGTGTTGATTTTcaacctgctgctgagcgGCGACTCGAACAGCGCGTGGAGCGTGAGCAGGCCTCTCCTGGGCCTGATTCTGCTTAACCAAAACGAGTtcacgcagctgccgcGGAGCTTATCGGTCAACATGTCGGAAGAGAAACAGGCCAAGCTTCAGCGCTGCTTCGAATCCCTGATGAACGGGCTCGACACGACCTTGTCGCACCAGAACAAGGACACGTTCACGAAGAACGTATACATATTTTCACAGGAAGCACGGCTTTCATTCGTTTAA
- a CDS encoding micro-fibrillar-associated protein 1 C-terminus containing protein, putative yields the protein MSALELFRFLGEDLNRPPSPSRDALKRRRVSQAPRATRYWPGKAPEYAADLPASSDDESDAAPEVAQAALENDRRYSRYATASESGDVAARSGRRRAPAATIVIDREPEHNADYEAPQPSSPGLAGAAVGDGDGSVANTSEVVEAPRNRAAIRSRAMAYRREEEAVAGDHEDRVASVDGEEEEYSDSDDDADGSEHISIQESKEHSGVLEKPVFVPKNRRLTVLEKQELEREEQRRLECERQRALERQKQSKELLVQTLVAAETQQEVENAVEVVDDTDELTEKEYELWKIRELKRVLRDRDERTAHERLAAEVERRRHMTEEERLADDERIDREKVQRAPRSKMLFLQKYYHKGAFFMDKLDDGSEPLYNRDFNAPTADDRIDKSLMPKSMQVRRGLYGKMGQVKHTHLTAEDTTRFDMPWNKVPEKFTPAGTQQTFDRPSRKKPGTSRSGSDKHSDSK from the exons ATGAGCGCGCTCGAGCTCTTCCGTTTTTTGGGCGAAGACCTCAACCGTCCGCCCAGTCCGTCGCGAGATGCGCTCAAGCGGCGCCGAGTTTCCCAGGCTCCCCGGGCGACCCGCTACTGGCCAGGAAAG GCACCTGAGTACGCAGCTGATCTCCCAGCCTCCAGCGACGATGAGTCTGACGCAGCGCCTGAGGTGGCTCAGGCGGCCTTAGAGAATGACCGCCGCTATTCGCGGTACGCCACAGCGTCTG AATCGGGTGACGTTGCTGCCCGTTCTGGTCGTCGCCGGGCTCCCGCTGCAACCATCGTGATAGATCGCGAGCCGGAGCACAATGCG GATTATGAGGCGCCGCAACCATCTTCGCCAGGGCTCGCAGGTGCCGCCGTCGGCGACGGCGACGGCAGTGTCGCGAACACGTCAGAGGTCGTGGAGGCTCCACGCAACCGTGCTGCCATCCGTTCGCGAGCGATGGCGTATCGTAGAGAGGAGGAGGCAGTCGCTGGTGATCACGAGGATCGGGTTGCCTCGGTAGATggtgaggaggaggagtaCTCGGACTCAGACGACGATGCCGATGGCTCCGAACACATCAGTATTCAAGAATCGAAGGAGCACTCGGGAGTGCTTGAAAAACCTGTGTTTGTGCCAAAGAACCGGCGTTTGACAGTGCTGGAGAAGCAAGAGCTCGAGAGGGAAGAGCAACGGCGTCTGGAGTGCGAACGTCAGCGCGCCCTCGAGCGGCAGAAGCAGAGCAAAGAGCTGCTGGTACAAACTCTGGTGGCCGCAGAAACGCAGCAAGAGGTTGAGAACGCTGTGGAAGTGGTCGACGATACTGACGAGTTGACTGAGAAGGAATATGAGCTCTGGAAGATTCGCGAGCTGAAGCGCGTGCTTCGCGACCGTGATGAGCGAACTGCTCACGAGCGTCTG GCGGCTGAAGTAGAGCGGCGTCGACACATGACCGAGGAGGAACGACTGGCGGACGACGAACGTATCGACCGGGAGAAGGTGCAACGCGCTCCGCGGAGCAAGATGTTGTTCCTGCAGAAGTACTACCACAAGGGTGCCTTCTTTATGGACAAGCTTGACGACGGTTCCGAGCCTCTGTACAACCGCGATTTCAACGCCCCGACGGCGGATGACCGGATAGATAAGTCGCTGATGCCCAAGTCGATGCAGGTGCGTCGGgggctgtacggcaagaTGGGGCAAGTGAAGCACACGCACCTGACGGCCGAGGATACGACACGTTTCGACATGCCGTGGAACAAGGTGCCCGAAAAGTTCACTCCCGCCGGGACGCAGCAGACGTTCGACCGCCCGTCCCGCAAGAAGCCAGGCACTAGCCGCTCAGGCTCCGATAAGCACTCTGATTCTAAGTGA